Proteins encoded by one window of Polyodon spathula isolate WHYD16114869_AA chromosome 16, ASM1765450v1, whole genome shotgun sequence:
- the LOC121328747 gene encoding nischarin-like isoform X5 yields MECAVFPEEANERKEICIVGSELVVENYTVYIIEVKVGNHKWTVKHRYSDFHDLHEKLTAEKKIDKNLLPPKKIIGKNSKSLVEKRQKELEVYLQTLLAKFPLAAPKVLSCFLNFHLYEINGITASLAEDLFNKGEQLLVAGQVFCLRPLQLYAITQQLRLAKPTCANGDAKADLGHILDFTCRLKYLKVSGTSQGSVGSSNIQEHLLPFDLSVFKSLLQIEISHCEAKQIQGLPSLKPTLATMGVCYSASSMKDILVPESSEFDHWIAEGVSSDCPVTAVIPTWKNLTTLDMSHNHIMCIDESVKLIPKVEFLDLSHNELSLVENLQHLYNLVHLDLSYNKLAVLEGVHTKLGNIKTLNLAGNLLESLSGLNKLYSLVNLDLSNNKLAQLEEIKHIGSLPCLEKLNLSNNPLSIIPDYRTKVLAQFWDRASEVCLDSTAPTEKEMDTVEVLKAIQKAKAAKDRMNNTEKKISEDSKLSAASSKVNYSSFTAPPSSPSLPHPASSSQGNHK; encoded by the exons atgGAATGTGCGGTGTTTCCTGAAGAGGCAAACGAAAGGAAGGAAATCTGCATTGTGGGATCTGAGCTCGTCGTAGAAAACTACACg gttTACATAATAGAGGTGAAAGTTGGAAACCACAAGTGGACTGTCAAGCACCGCTATAGTGATTTTCATGATCTGCATGAAAAG CTCACCGCGGAGAAGAAGATCGACAAGAACCTGCTTCCACCAAAGAAAATCATTGGTAAAAACTCTAAAAGCCTGGTGGAAAAGAGACAAAAGGAACTCGAAGTATACCTGCAAACTCTGCTGGCCAAATTCCCTCTGGCTGCACCCAAAGTCTTGTCTTGTTTTCTGAATTTTCATCTATAT GAAATAAATGGAATTACAGCATCACTGGCTGAAGATCTGTTTAATAAAG gaGAGCAACTTCTTGTGGCCGGACAGGTATTCTGTCTCCGGCCTTTGCAGTTATATGCAATCACCCAGCAGCTCCGACTGGCCAAACCCACCTGTGCTAATGGGGATGCTAAGGCAGACCTGGGGCACATTCTAGATTTTACCTGTAGGCTCAAATATTTGAAG gtCAGTGGCACCTCTCAAGGTTCTGTGGGCAGCAGCAATATCCAGGAGCATCTCCTCCCATTTGACTTATCAGTATTCAAGTCACTTCTTCAGATAGAG ATTAGTCACTGTGAAGCAAAACAGATACAAGGACTTCCTTCTTTAAAGCCAACCTTGGCTACAATGGGTGTGTGCTATTCAGCATCATCAATGAAG GATATATTGGTACCAGAATCCTCTGAATTCGATCACTGGATTGCTGAGGGAGTGTCATCAGACTGTCCAGTCACAGCCGTCATTCCAACTTGGAAGAACTTAACAACACTTGACATGAGTCATAATCACATAATGTGCATTGATGAGTCCGTG aaattgaTACCAAAAGTTGAATTCCTGGACCTCAGTCACAACGAACTGTCTCTTGTAGAGAACTTGCAG CATCTGTATAACCTGGTTCACCTGGATCTGTCCTACAATAAACTTGCAGTATTAGAAGGTGTTCACACAAAGCTTGGAAACATCAAAACGCTCAATTTGGCAGGAAATCTTCTGGAAAGTCTTTCTGGTCTTAATAAACTTTATTCTCTTGTAAACTTGGATTTAAGCAACAATAAACTAGCCCAG TTAGAGGAAATTAAACACATTGGAAGTTTACCCTGTTTGGAAAAACTGAATCTGTCCAACAACCCCTTGAGCATCATTCCTGATTACAGAACCAAGGTGCTTGCACAGTTTTGGGACAGAGCATCAGAG GTATGCTTAGACAGCACTGCTCCAACAGAGAAGGAGATGGACACTGTGGAAGTGTTAAAAGCCATTCAGAAAGCCAAAGCAGCAAAGGACAGGATGAATAATACAGAGAAAAAG ATCAGTGAGGACTCCAAGCTTTCTGCTGCCAGTTCCAAAGTCAACTACTCCTCTTTCACTGctccaccctcctctccctctctgcccCATCCTGCCAGCTCCAGCCAAGGTAATCAT aAGTAG
- the LOC121328354 gene encoding 60S ribosomal protein L29-like codes for MAKSKNHTSHNQARKAHRNGIKKPKSQRYESLKGVDPKFLKNMRFAKKHNKKGMKKVRARENAAK; via the exons ATGGCAAAGTCCAAGAATCACACCAGCCACAACCAGG CCCGCAAAGCTCACAGGAATGGCATCAAGAAGCCAAAGTCCCAAAGATACGAGTCCTTGAAGGGT GTGGATCCCAAATTCTTGAAGAACATGCGTTTCGCTAAGAAGCATAACAAGAAAGGAATGAAGAAAGTTAGGGCCAGAGAGAATGCAGCGAAATAA
- the LOC121328441 gene encoding troponin C, slow skeletal and cardiac muscles — protein sequence MGDIYKAAVEQLTEEQKNEFRAAFDIFVQDAEDGCISTKELGKVMRMLGQSPTPEELQEMIDEVDEDGSGTVDFDEFLVMMVMCMKDDNKGKSEEELAELFRMFDKNTDGYIDLEELKFMLDTTGETITEDDIEELMKDGDKNNDGKIDYDEFLEFMKGVE from the exons ATGGGTGACATTTACAAAGCAGCG GTTGAGCAGCTCACAGAGGAACAAAAAAATG AGTTTAGGGCAGCCTTCGACATCTTCGTGCAGGATGCGGAGGACGGCTGCATCAGTACCAAGGAGCTGGGGAAGGTGATGAGGATGCTGGGGCAGAGCCCTACCCCAGAGGAGCTGCAGGAGATGATCGACGAGGTGGATGAAGATG gcagtggcaCAGTTGACTTTGACGAGTTTTTGGTCATGATGGTGATGTGTATGAAAGATGACAACAAAGGAAAATCAGAAGAGGAACTGGCAGAACTCTTCAGAATGTTTGATAA AAATACAGACGGATACATTGACCTTGAGGAGCTGAAGTTCATGCTGGATACTACGGGAGAAACTATTACCGAAGATGATATAGAAGAGCTGATGAAAGATGGTGACAAAAACAATGATGGAAAGATTGATTACGATG AGTTCCTTGAGTTCATGAAGGGAGTGGAATAA
- the LOC121328747 gene encoding nischarin-like isoform X6 produces the protein MECAVFPEEANERKEICIVGSELVVENYTVYIIEVKVGNHKWTVKHRYSDFHDLHEKLTAEKKIDKNLLPPKKIIGKNSKSLVEKRQKELEVYLQTLLAKFPLAAPKVLSCFLNFHLYEINGITASLAEDLFNKGEQLLVAGQVFCLRPLQLYAITQQLRLAKPTCANGDAKADLGHILDFTCRLKYLKVSGTSQGSVGSSNIQEHLLPFDLSVFKSLLQIEISHCEAKQIQGLPSLKPTLATMGVCYSASSMKDILVPESSEFDHWIAEGVSSDCPVTAVIPTWKNLTTLDMSHNHIMCIDESVKLIPKVEFLDLSHNELSLVENLQHLYNLVHLDLSYNKLAVLEGVHTKLGNIKTLNLAGNLLESLSGLNKLYSLVNLDLSNNKLAQLEEIKHIGSLPCLEKLNLSNNPLSIIPDYRTKVLAQFWDRASEVCLDSTAPTEKEMDTVEVLKAIQKAKAAKDRMNNTEKKISEDSKLSAASSKVNYSSFTAPPSSPSLPHPASSSQGNH, from the exons atgGAATGTGCGGTGTTTCCTGAAGAGGCAAACGAAAGGAAGGAAATCTGCATTGTGGGATCTGAGCTCGTCGTAGAAAACTACACg gttTACATAATAGAGGTGAAAGTTGGAAACCACAAGTGGACTGTCAAGCACCGCTATAGTGATTTTCATGATCTGCATGAAAAG CTCACCGCGGAGAAGAAGATCGACAAGAACCTGCTTCCACCAAAGAAAATCATTGGTAAAAACTCTAAAAGCCTGGTGGAAAAGAGACAAAAGGAACTCGAAGTATACCTGCAAACTCTGCTGGCCAAATTCCCTCTGGCTGCACCCAAAGTCTTGTCTTGTTTTCTGAATTTTCATCTATAT GAAATAAATGGAATTACAGCATCACTGGCTGAAGATCTGTTTAATAAAG gaGAGCAACTTCTTGTGGCCGGACAGGTATTCTGTCTCCGGCCTTTGCAGTTATATGCAATCACCCAGCAGCTCCGACTGGCCAAACCCACCTGTGCTAATGGGGATGCTAAGGCAGACCTGGGGCACATTCTAGATTTTACCTGTAGGCTCAAATATTTGAAG gtCAGTGGCACCTCTCAAGGTTCTGTGGGCAGCAGCAATATCCAGGAGCATCTCCTCCCATTTGACTTATCAGTATTCAAGTCACTTCTTCAGATAGAG ATTAGTCACTGTGAAGCAAAACAGATACAAGGACTTCCTTCTTTAAAGCCAACCTTGGCTACAATGGGTGTGTGCTATTCAGCATCATCAATGAAG GATATATTGGTACCAGAATCCTCTGAATTCGATCACTGGATTGCTGAGGGAGTGTCATCAGACTGTCCAGTCACAGCCGTCATTCCAACTTGGAAGAACTTAACAACACTTGACATGAGTCATAATCACATAATGTGCATTGATGAGTCCGTG aaattgaTACCAAAAGTTGAATTCCTGGACCTCAGTCACAACGAACTGTCTCTTGTAGAGAACTTGCAG CATCTGTATAACCTGGTTCACCTGGATCTGTCCTACAATAAACTTGCAGTATTAGAAGGTGTTCACACAAAGCTTGGAAACATCAAAACGCTCAATTTGGCAGGAAATCTTCTGGAAAGTCTTTCTGGTCTTAATAAACTTTATTCTCTTGTAAACTTGGATTTAAGCAACAATAAACTAGCCCAG TTAGAGGAAATTAAACACATTGGAAGTTTACCCTGTTTGGAAAAACTGAATCTGTCCAACAACCCCTTGAGCATCATTCCTGATTACAGAACCAAGGTGCTTGCACAGTTTTGGGACAGAGCATCAGAG GTATGCTTAGACAGCACTGCTCCAACAGAGAAGGAGATGGACACTGTGGAAGTGTTAAAAGCCATTCAGAAAGCCAAAGCAGCAAAGGACAGGATGAATAATACAGAGAAAAAG ATCAGTGAGGACTCCAAGCTTTCTGCTGCCAGTTCCAAAGTCAACTACTCCTCTTTCACTGctccaccctcctctccctctctgcccCATCCTGCCAGCTCCAGCCAAGGTAATCAT TAG